The following DNA comes from Peribacillus sp. FSL E2-0218.
CATCAGCATTTCTCACAATGGAAAAATTGTCTACATTATAGTGCCCGTGAAGGATTTCATTATGATGAAGGATTATTTGCTTTGCAGTTAGGTTTTTGGAATCTGACGTAGAATGTCCATCACCAACTAATGTTACGTCAAAATGATTGATTGTTGCTGTTCTAACAGCTGAATCAATGCAATGTTCCGTTTTACATCCCATCATTACAATGTGGTTTACATCGTTTTCTCTTAAATGTTGGTGTAAGGGCGTGCCATAAAAGCAATTTGTGGCAGCTTTATCAAATATGATGGCAGTTGATGGCACCCTAATATCCCTGTGTATCTGAAATCCAGGTCCTTCTCCATTTGAAACATCTATATCTCTTATAAAAACGACGGAAATTCCCTCATTTATCGCTTTTTCAATTACAGCATTCAGGTTATTAACAAGCTTTTCTTTCTCGTAGACGCCTTGTTCTTCTTTATTGCCTTCTATTAAATCCTGTTGGGCATCGA
Coding sequences within:
- a CDS encoding cysteine hydrolase family protein, which produces MKQTLLIIDAQQDLIEGNKEEQGVYEKEKLVNNLNAVIEKAINEGISVVFIRDIDVSNGEGPGFQIHRDIRVPSTAIIFDKAATNCFYGTPLHQHLRENDVNHIVMMGCKTEHCIDSAVRTATINHFDVTLVGDGHSTSDSKNLTAKQIILHHNEILHGHYNVDNFSIVRNADEELFNPLHDHYREASSPTNVSG